One stretch of Paramormyrops kingsleyae isolate MSU_618 chromosome 4, PKINGS_0.4, whole genome shotgun sequence DNA includes these proteins:
- the LOC140588738 gene encoding uncharacterized protein, translating to MVCTGVLTGLLLFSLSSSVVSADRVDLETLHEIIQVFESRYKPSERTDSGDGAQYAVAIKVPAEQCMENFDEKFLSYEDTDTVRNDLNDETKRLYKGKKMVAARPKGTGSTAIHSERALLICEDSSQAVTPVRDLLNKGDENDCVVFYTYNSPCLDYCLNQKNDNDQQNRERAQKKRGKTNVTPAVKKCILDSLSILTDHPGPKAFVFSQVYRKDRKNTKLASALKEVAEKVPLYRCNTNSCIECLDNNNNFNNQCLS from the exons ATG GTGTGTACAGGTGTGCTGACTGGACTCCTCCTGTTCTCCCTGTCCTCCTCTGTGGTATCAGCAGACAGGGTGGATCTGGAGACTCTCCATGAAATCATCCAAGTCTTTGAGAGCAG ATATAAACCATCTGAACGGACCGACAGTGGTGATGGTGCCCAGTACGCTGTGGCCATCAAAGTCCCAGCAGAACAGTGTATGGAAAATTTCGATGAGAAGTTCCTTAGCTATGAGGACACAGATACTGTCAGGAATGACCTCAATGACGAGACGAAGAGACTTTACAAGGGAAAAAAGATGGTCGCTGCCAGACCAAAGGGCACGGGCTCCACAGCCATCCACTCAGAACGTGCCTTGCTCATCTGTGAAGATAGCAGCCAAGCTGTCACTCCTGTGCGAGACCTGCTGAACAAAGGAGATGAAAATGACTGTGTGGTGTTCTACACCTACAACTCTCCATGTCTGGACTACTGTCTGAACCAAAAAAATGACAACGACCAACAGAACCGGGAGAGGGCCCAGAAAAAGAGAGGAAAAACTAATGTCACCCCCGCTGTGAAGAAGTGCATCCTGGACTCTCTCAGTATACTGACTGATCACCCCGGTCCCAAGGCCTTTGTGTTCAGTCAGGTCTATAGGAAGGACAGAAAAAACACCAAGCTAGCCTCTGCCCTGAAGGAGGTTGCAGAGAAGGTCCCCCTCTACAGATGTAACACCAACTCCTGTATCGAGTGCCTGGATAACAATAACAACTTCAACAATCAATGCCTGTCCTAA